One segment of Deinococcus yavapaiensis KR-236 DNA contains the following:
- a CDS encoding GAF domain-containing protein has product MTQFPSTSLILSSHDFDAFTDPFVLLDRTWRVVFANEAASRLRGSAAGELVGLPFHTAFSVSPNTDLDVVAHRVMTTRVPETFETYYATVDVWAQGMVFPFQDGLGVLYQDVTAKKRAEARQETLYRVTSELSRAITKADVVNVILSQAVPAARATSGAVGVLSDDAETVRLLGTRNYSTELQARLAEFPVALDIPGAFVVRTGEAVFGDTRALEARFSAFRSIRPSGLTSMAVLPLEASNAHFGFLALVYEGDERQFDEGERQFLSALAGQCAQALERARQSRRALEEGQARRASEAALAEERAYLAAILEHLPVGVVIAESPSARITLGNARVEEIFGHPVHLSQSVDEYRVWKGYHLDGRPVQPHEWPLARVATSGETTVGEELVYVRPDGTTRVIDVTSAPVKDEAGTPIAAVVVIDDVTERKAAERAVRDLNANLEALVEARTAELAERTRSLEAFVDFAEAAGTASDVRTLARQALGVFRTFFNECSAAYYERDGQMWRAQVWTQDIAPEVVASITGGIPVDAPAFWQASSSKQPVFVDGWDPEREQVAATEAYGTVALYPLTVGGEVRAMLAVGLKDARQWRERDKAVVRAAGRSLNLAVERADAAARLEAQRAALENRTRVLEAFGELTRDLTVNADPVALIRRAQEIVLSLLPEGFAPYYVRDGQVWRLVVQVGERRNPEMQRIVNAGLPFESQSLRRPYETGEPYYQDAYNYQEDHFRIDWAQIGAVASLPVRVAGQVHGVFAVALFGQRGWTDADRALMETVARSLGLALEAALSTSTLQQRTLELERSNKELERFAYIASHDLQEPLRTVASYTDLLALRYGGQLDARAEKYLTYIKQGSLRMRSLIQDLLSYSRLSTNDAPTSTNANVALEDARDLLSGLLSASGARLSSQALPSVRVGRARLTQLFQNLIGNAVKFRRDGVTPTVHVGVAREVVAREEPWWHFTVSDNGIGIETPYLERIFDVFQRLHTREAYEGNGIGLSICQKIVEQAGGRLWVESVPGEGSTFHFTLPGVEDGA; this is encoded by the coding sequence ATGACTCAATTTCCCTCGACTTCGTTGATTCTCTCTTCGCACGACTTCGACGCGTTCACCGATCCGTTCGTGTTGCTGGATCGAACGTGGCGCGTCGTGTTCGCCAACGAGGCTGCCTCGCGCCTGCGTGGCAGTGCTGCGGGCGAGCTCGTCGGCTTGCCGTTCCACACGGCCTTTTCGGTTTCGCCGAACACCGACCTGGACGTGGTGGCGCACCGAGTGATGACCACCCGCGTGCCCGAGACGTTCGAGACGTACTACGCCACGGTTGACGTGTGGGCGCAGGGCATGGTTTTTCCCTTTCAAGACGGGCTCGGGGTGCTGTACCAAGACGTCACCGCGAAGAAGCGCGCCGAGGCGCGGCAAGAGACGCTGTACCGCGTGACGTCCGAGCTGAGCCGCGCGATCACGAAGGCGGACGTCGTGAACGTGATTTTGAGTCAAGCCGTTCCGGCGGCGCGAGCGACGAGCGGCGCCGTCGGCGTGCTCAGCGATGACGCAGAGACGGTGCGCTTGCTCGGGACGCGCAACTACTCGACGGAGTTGCAAGCGCGCCTCGCGGAGTTTCCGGTCGCGCTCGACATTCCGGGCGCGTTCGTGGTGCGTACCGGCGAGGCGGTCTTCGGCGACACGCGCGCGTTGGAGGCGCGCTTCTCGGCGTTTCGGTCGATTCGTCCGAGCGGACTGACGAGCATGGCCGTGCTGCCGCTCGAAGCGTCGAACGCGCACTTCGGCTTCTTGGCGCTCGTGTACGAGGGAGACGAGCGCCAATTCGACGAGGGCGAGCGGCAGTTTCTGTCCGCGCTCGCCGGGCAGTGCGCGCAAGCCCTCGAGCGCGCTCGGCAGTCGCGGCGAGCGCTCGAAGAGGGGCAGGCGCGGCGAGCGAGCGAGGCGGCGCTCGCCGAGGAACGCGCGTACCTGGCCGCGATCTTGGAGCACCTGCCCGTCGGCGTGGTGATCGCCGAGTCGCCGAGCGCCCGCATCACCCTCGGCAACGCCCGCGTGGAGGAGATCTTCGGGCATCCGGTGCACTTGTCGCAAAGCGTCGACGAGTACCGCGTCTGGAAGGGCTATCACCTCGACGGCCGACCGGTGCAGCCGCACGAGTGGCCGCTGGCGCGCGTCGCGACGAGCGGCGAGACGACCGTCGGCGAGGAGTTGGTGTACGTGCGGCCCGATGGAACGACGCGGGTGATCGACGTGACGAGCGCTCCCGTGAAGGACGAGGCGGGCACGCCCATCGCGGCGGTCGTGGTGATCGACGACGTCACCGAGCGCAAGGCGGCCGAGCGGGCGGTGCGCGACCTCAACGCGAACCTCGAAGCGCTCGTGGAAGCCCGCACGGCGGAACTCGCCGAGCGCACGCGGTCTCTCGAGGCGTTCGTGGACTTCGCGGAGGCGGCGGGCACGGCGAGCGACGTGCGGACCCTCGCGCGGCAGGCGCTGGGCGTGTTCCGCACGTTCTTCAACGAGTGCAGCGCCGCGTACTACGAGCGAGACGGGCAGATGTGGCGAGCGCAAGTGTGGACGCAGGACATCGCGCCGGAAGTCGTGGCGAGCATCACGGGCGGCATTCCCGTGGACGCGCCCGCCTTCTGGCAGGCGTCGTCGTCGAAGCAGCCGGTGTTCGTGGACGGGTGGGATCCCGAGCGCGAGCAGGTCGCGGCGACCGAAGCGTACGGCACGGTCGCGCTGTACCCCCTCACGGTGGGAGGCGAGGTGCGCGCGATGCTCGCCGTGGGGCTCAAGGACGCTCGGCAGTGGCGCGAGCGTGACAAGGCGGTCGTGCGAGCGGCGGGCCGCAGCCTCAACCTCGCCGTGGAACGCGCCGACGCCGCGGCGCGCCTCGAAGCTCAGCGCGCCGCCTTGGAAAACCGGACGCGGGTGCTCGAAGCGTTCGGCGAGCTCACCCGCGACCTCACGGTGAACGCCGATCCCGTCGCGCTCATTCGGCGCGCGCAGGAAATCGTGCTGTCGCTGCTGCCCGAAGGGTTCGCGCCGTACTACGTGCGTGACGGGCAGGTGTGGCGCCTGGTCGTGCAAGTCGGAGAGCGCCGCAATCCCGAGATGCAGCGCATCGTGAACGCCGGCTTGCCGTTCGAGTCGCAGTCGCTGCGCCGACCGTACGAGACGGGCGAGCCGTACTATCAAGACGCCTACAACTACCAAGAGGACCACTTCCGAATCGATTGGGCGCAGATCGGCGCGGTGGCGAGCTTGCCCGTGCGTGTGGCGGGCCAAGTGCACGGCGTCTTCGCGGTCGCCTTGTTCGGGCAGCGCGGCTGGACGGACGCTGACCGCGCCTTGATGGAGACGGTGGCGCGCAGCCTCGGCTTGGCGCTCGAAGCGGCGCTCAGCACGTCGACGCTGCAGCAACGCACCTTGGAGTTGGAGCGCAGCAACAAGGAGTTGGAGCGCTTCGCGTACATCGCCTCGCACGACTTGCAAGAACCGTTGCGCACCGTGGCGAGTTACACCGACCTGCTCGCGCTGCGCTACGGAGGGCAACTCGACGCGCGGGCCGAGAAATACCTCACCTACATCAAGCAGGGGTCGTTGCGCATGCGCAGCCTCATCCAGGACTTGCTGAGCTACTCGCGCCTTTCCACGAACGACGCGCCGACCTCGACGAACGCGAACGTGGCCTTGGAGGACGCCCGCGACTTGCTGAGCGGCTTGCTGAGCGCGTCGGGCGCGCGCCTCTCGAGCCAAGCTCTGCCGTCCGTCCGCGTGGGGCGCGCCCGCCTCACCCAACTGTTCCAGAACTTGATCGGAAACGCCGTGAAGTTCCGCCGTGACGGCGTCACGCCGACCGTGCACGTCGGGGTGGCACGAGAAGTCGTGGCGCGCGAGGAACCTTGGTGGCACTTCACGGTGTCCGACAACGGAATCGGCATCGAGACGCCGTACCTCGAGCGCATCTTCGACGTGTTTCAACGTCTTCATACCCGCGAAGCGTACGAAGGCAACGGCATCGGGCTGTCGATTTGCCAGAAGATCGTGGAGCAGGCGGGCGGGCGCTTGTGGGTGGAGTCGGTGCCGGGCGAAGGCAGCACGTTCCACTTCACGCTGCCCGGCGTGGAGGACGGCGCGTGA
- a CDS encoding response regulator, whose amino-acid sequence MNGETEAALGSPVVLVVDDNAADVDLTHEALADARPDVEMHEAATGSDALAFLRGPDGARVRLVLLDLNLPRVHGFDVLSALRALPELRALPVVVMTTSDADDDARRAAALAANAFLRKPIGFVEYSAMVRALLARWLPLVES is encoded by the coding sequence GTGAACGGCGAGACGGAGGCGGCGCTCGGCTCGCCCGTGGTGCTCGTCGTGGACGACAACGCCGCCGACGTGGACTTGACGCATGAAGCGCTCGCGGACGCGCGCCCGGACGTCGAGATGCACGAGGCGGCGACGGGATCGGACGCGCTCGCGTTTTTGCGAGGGCCGGACGGAGCGCGCGTTCGCCTCGTGTTGCTGGACCTCAACTTGCCGCGCGTGCACGGCTTCGACGTGCTGAGCGCGCTGCGCGCCCTGCCCGAGCTTCGCGCCCTGCCGGTGGTGGTGATGACGACTTCGGACGCGGACGACGACGCGCGGCGAGCGGCCGCGCTCGCCGCGAACGCTTTCTTGCGCAAACCGATCGGGTTCGTGGAGTACTCGGCGATGGTGCGCGCCTTGTTGGCACGCTGGTTGCCTCTGGTGGAATCGTAG